TATTATCTTTTTGCTCTACTATTCTACTATCCCATTGAACATCTATCTCTCTTGTTGGATCTTGAGCAACCATATTTTGAAAGTTTTTACAATCTCTTCTATGTACAGTTATACCTGTCAATTTTGTAACATAACCACCGATCTCATCTCCAGGAAGTGGGGTACAACATCTAGCAAATCTTATTAAAGTATTATTAACTCCATCTATTACTATTCCATAATCATTTTTACTTGATGACGTTTTCTCTTTTTTCTTCTCCATCAACTCATCAATATCTATATTCTCTATCTGTCTATCTTTTTCTAATTTTTTTCTCAACTTATCAATAATAATATCAATTTTACTTCTTCTCTCACCTACGTGATAATAGAATTCATCTAATGAATATATATTATTTTTTTCCATATGTTTTTTGATTATAGGATCTTCTTCCATCTCTTTTAATGATATACCTAATTTTCCTAACTCTCTCTCTAAATTTTCCCTACCATTTTTTATCGTTTGATCCCTTACCAAATCTTTTAACACTTTTTTTATCTTACTTTTAGCTCCATGGGTAACTACTATATCCAACCAATCCTTACTTGGTCCTTTTGAGTTTTTAGAGGTTATAATCTCTACTCTATCTCCATTTTGTAGTTTATAATCCAACGTTACTATCTTACCATTTACTTTAGCTCCCACACATTTACAACCTATCTGAGTATGAACTGCAAATGCAAAATCTAATGGTGTAGCTCCATGAGGTAGCTCTGTTATATCCCCTTTTGGTGAAAATACGAAAACTGTCTCATTCATTATATCTTTAGTTACACTATCTATAAACTCCTGAGCTGTTTCAGCCTCATTTTGCAACTCTAGGATATTTCTTAACCAACCATACACCTGATCACTCTTAGTAACCTTTGTATGCTCTTTATAGCTCCAGTGAGCTGCTATACCCTCTTCTGCTACTTTATCCATCTCTTCTGTTCTAATCTGTATCTCTATAAATTTTCCTTGTGGTCCAACTATTGTTGTGTGTATAGATTGATAGTTATTAGATTTTGGAACTGCTATATAATCCTTAAAACGTCCTGGAACAGGTCTAAAATGACTGTGTATAACTCCCAAAGTATTATAACACTCACTCTCTGTATCAACTATTATTCTTACTCCCATCAAGTCATATATGTCATCAAACTCTTTATGTTTCTCATACATTTTTTTATATATACTATAAAAATGTTTAAATCTTCCCTTTACACTCCCTTTTATTCCAGTCTCATGTAATAAGGTTACTATTTTCTCAATAAACTCCTGTATATACTCTTCTCTCTCTTTTTTCTTAGAGTCGATTAATGACTTTATATTCATATATTCAGCTGGTTTCAAATATCTCAGAGCTAGGTCCTCTAATTCCCATTTTATCTTTGCTATTCCAAGTCTATGAGCTAGTGGAGCATATATATCCAAAGTTTCTTGAGATATAGATATCTGTTTCTCTGGCTTCATGTACTTCATAGTTCTCATATTGTGTAATCTATCAGCTAATTTTATTATTATAACTCTCAGATTTTGAGCCATAGCCAAAATCATCTTTCTTATATTCTCATCTTGCTTCTTTGTACCATTGGGAAGAGTTTTTAATTTAGTTACTCCATCTACTAAAGTGGCTACTGTATCACCAAAATTATATTTGATATCTGCCAATGTTATTAGAGTATCTTCAACTATATCATGCAATATTCCTGCTACTATTGTATCTGTATCCATCTTCATATCAATTAAAATCTTAGTAACTTCAACAGGGTGCATTATATAATCTTCTCCAGATTTTCTATACTGTCCCTCATGGCTCTCCTCAGCAAAGAAAAAAGCAAGCTTTATCTTTTCTACATCTACTTTTAAATCGTTCTTCTCTATCTCTTTCAGAATCTCTTCCCAATAATTCATAAGCGTCCTCTTTTCATATAAAATTTATAAAAAAATCTAAAATAACCCCAAAATAATTAAGAGTTATTTTAGACCTTTTACCTATTATCTCATCATAATATTAATATTTCATTAATGTTAAAACAGGATAATCTTTTAATTTCTCTCTTCCTTTAAGTTCTTCCAACTCAATTAGAAAAGCAAGTCCTGCAACAACTCCTCCTAACTCCTCTACCAATTTAACAGCAGCTTCCATAGTTCCTCCTGTAGCTAATAAATCATCTACGATCAGTACTCTTTGTCCCTTTTGTATTGCATCTTTATGCATGCATAAAGTATTTGAACCATATTCTAAATCATATGAATACTCAATAACCTCTCTTGGTAATTTCTTAGGTTTTCTTACTGGTACAAATCCAATTCCCATAGCATATGATACTGGACAACCAAATATAAACCCTCTAGCTTCTGGTCCAACTATTAAATCTACTTTTTGCTCCTTAGCAAATTTTACAATCTCATCAGTAGCAAATTTAAATGCTTCTCCATTGTTCATAAGAGGTGTTATATCTCTAAATATTATTCCTTCCTTTGGAAAATTCTCTACTTTTGCAACATATTCTTTTAAATTCATTCGCTTCACTCCAATTCTTTTAATTTAATTTACCCTCTAAATTCTTATAGTTCTCTTGAAATATATCTTTATTTCCAAGTAACTTAAGGGTATCTTTCGATTTTTTCTTATCTCCCATTTTCAAATATATCATAGATAACTGTGTTAAAACTTCGTCATCATTTCCATTTTTTACCAAGTATTCCAGTAGTATCTTCTCACTCTCTTTTGGCATCTTAAAGTTTTCATTCAACACCCTAGAATACCCAAGTATAAACTCTTTATCTTTATTTAAATATGGATAAATATTTTTTAGAAAATAAAATAACTCTCTTTTCTCATCTGCTTTTTTTAGAACATCAATATAGATAAGTGCTACTTCAGTATCATAACTCTCTAAAGAGAGATCTTTTAAGAGATTATAACTTTTTCTATAATCCCCCTCTCTGTATGCTATTAATCCTTTTATTTTTTTATAATAATCATCTCTTGGATTATAGCTAGAACCCATCATATTGATACTTTTAACATATTTTCCATCTTCAAAATATAAAGTTACTAAATTTTTTATCAATCCTTCATCTTTAGGTTGTAATTTAAGGGCTTTTAACCAATACTCTTCAGCTTTCTGATAGTTTCCAAACTTATAATAAGTATATCCCATCTCTTTTAGAAGAATAGCATTATTAGGATTGATCTTATAAGATTTTTGATACTCTTCCATTCCCTTCTGGTACTTTCCCTGTTGAGAGTAATTTACTCCCTTCAATAAAGAGTATTCAGCTTCCTTACTCTTTTTCAAACTACTACAACTGATAAAAGCTACTGATATTAACAATAAAAATAAAATATTAGTCAAGTTTCTCTTCAATTTCTGTGATCTCCTTTTTAGGAGGAAGTATCACCCCTCCTGATATTATTAATTTTACTGCATCATCTATCTTAATATCCAATATTTTTACATCTTTTTGTGGAACTATTATAAACATTCCAGAAGTAGGATTTGGTGATGTAGGTATAAAAATATTATA
This region of Fusobacterium sp. SYSU M8D902 genomic DNA includes:
- a CDS encoding bifunctional (p)ppGpp synthetase/guanosine-3',5'-bis(diphosphate) 3'-pyrophosphohydrolase, with amino-acid sequence MNYWEEILKEIEKNDLKVDVEKIKLAFFFAEESHEGQYRKSGEDYIMHPVEVTKILIDMKMDTDTIVAGILHDIVEDTLITLADIKYNFGDTVATLVDGVTKLKTLPNGTKKQDENIRKMILAMAQNLRVIIIKLADRLHNMRTMKYMKPEKQISISQETLDIYAPLAHRLGIAKIKWELEDLALRYLKPAEYMNIKSLIDSKKKEREEYIQEFIEKIVTLLHETGIKGSVKGRFKHFYSIYKKMYEKHKEFDDIYDLMGVRIIVDTESECYNTLGVIHSHFRPVPGRFKDYIAVPKSNNYQSIHTTIVGPQGKFIEIQIRTEEMDKVAEEGIAAHWSYKEHTKVTKSDQVYGWLRNILELQNEAETAQEFIDSVTKDIMNETVFVFSPKGDITELPHGATPLDFAFAVHTQIGCKCVGAKVNGKIVTLDYKLQNGDRVEIITSKNSKGPSKDWLDIVVTHGAKSKIKKVLKDLVRDQTIKNGRENLERELGKLGISLKEMEEDPIIKKHMEKNNIYSLDEFYYHVGERRSKIDIIIDKLRKKLEKDRQIENIDIDELMEKKKEKTSSSKNDYGIVIDGVNNTLIRFARCCTPLPGDEIGGYVTKLTGITVHRRDCKNFQNMVAQDPTREIDVQWDSRIVEQKDNKYKFTFNVLVYDKTNILMNIITLIANHKIHLVTINSNEIHKNGEKYMNFQITIEISNKSEYKYLLSNLLKIKDVISVDRM
- a CDS encoding adenine phosphoribosyltransferase, whose translation is MNLKEYVAKVENFPKEGIIFRDITPLMNNGEAFKFATDEIVKFAKEQKVDLIVGPEARGFIFGCPVSYAMGIGFVPVRKPKKLPREVIEYSYDLEYGSNTLCMHKDAIQKGQRVLIVDDLLATGGTMEAAVKLVEELGGVVAGLAFLIELEELKGREKLKDYPVLTLMKY
- a CDS encoding tetratricopeptide repeat protein — translated: MKRNLTNILFLLLISVAFISCSSLKKSKEAEYSLLKGVNYSQQGKYQKGMEEYQKSYKINPNNAILLKEMGYTYYKFGNYQKAEEYWLKALKLQPKDEGLIKNLVTLYFEDGKYVKSINMMGSSYNPRDDYYKKIKGLIAYREGDYRKSYNLLKDLSLESYDTEVALIYIDVLKKADEKRELFYFLKNIYPYLNKDKEFILGYSRVLNENFKMPKESEKILLEYLVKNGNDDEVLTQLSMIYLKMGDKKKSKDTLKLLGNKDIFQENYKNLEGKLN